A genomic segment from Falsibacillus pallidus encodes:
- a CDS encoding phage holin family protein has product MNVFHYIMDEALILIPVLMVIGKIIKNTPKIKNWVIPYILLVLGVVFAGLIMGFSMDSFFQGVLVAGTSVFGHQIVKQTIEKVN; this is encoded by the coding sequence TGGACGAGGCTTTGATTCTGATTCCGGTATTAATGGTGATTGGGAAAATCATCAAAAACACGCCTAAAATCAAAAACTGGGTGATCCCTTATATTTTATTGGTTTTAGGAGTGGTTTTCGCTGGATTGATCATGGGGTTCAGCATGGATTCATTCTTCCAAGGGGTTTTGGTTGCAGGTACGTCCGTTTTTGGCCATCAAATTGTAAAACAGACAATCGAAAAGGTAAATTAA